A window of Chitinophagales bacterium contains these coding sequences:
- the xerD gene encoding site-specific tyrosine recombinase XerD, producing MWPSYKSGFKAYLQLEKSLADHSVAAYLHDLDKLTQYLETLPARPGPADITLKTLQGFVKWIAELGMTARSQARIISGIKAFYKYCLLENIVTKDPSTLLEAPKLKRSLPDTLSFEEIEQIILAIDLSKPGGTRNKALLEILYSCGLRVSEVVNLRISQLYFDVGFIRVTGKGDKERLVPVGSTAIKHVKIYLKEVRAQQVVKPGCEDIVFLNKNGTGLSRVMVFYIIRDAAAQAGIKKTISPHTFRHSFATHLVENGADLRAVQEMLGHESITTTEIYTHVDRAFLRKTLEKFHPGFR from the coding sequence ATGTGGCCTTCCTACAAATCCGGATTCAAAGCCTACCTCCAATTGGAGAAATCACTGGCAGACCATTCGGTGGCGGCCTATTTGCATGACCTGGATAAACTGACCCAATATCTGGAAACACTCCCGGCCCGACCGGGACCTGCCGATATTACGCTGAAGACCTTACAGGGTTTTGTAAAATGGATCGCAGAACTGGGTATGACCGCCCGTTCACAGGCCCGTATCATTTCCGGAATAAAGGCCTTTTATAAGTATTGCTTACTGGAGAACATCGTCACCAAAGACCCCAGCACCCTGCTTGAAGCACCCAAGCTAAAGAGAAGTTTGCCCGATACCCTCAGCTTTGAAGAGATCGAACAGATTATTCTCGCTATTGACCTCAGCAAACCCGGTGGTACGCGAAACAAAGCCTTACTGGAAATACTTTACAGTTGTGGTTTACGGGTAAGTGAAGTGGTCAATCTCCGCATCTCCCAATTATATTTTGATGTGGGTTTTATCCGCGTTACAGGTAAAGGTGACAAGGAAAGACTGGTTCCCGTGGGCAGTACGGCCATCAAACATGTCAAGATCTATTTGAAGGAAGTAAGGGCACAACAGGTTGTCAAACCCGGATGTGAGGATATTGTCTTTCTCAATAAAAATGGCACTGGTTTGAGCCGGGTCATGGTCTTCTATATCATCCGCGATGCCGCCGCTCAGGCAGGAATCAAAAAAACCATTTCCCCACACACGTTCCGTCATTCCTTTGCCACACACCTCGTAGAGAATGGGGCCGATCTGCGCGCAGTACAGGAAATGCTTGGTCATGAAAGCATCACCACCACCGAAATATATACCCACGTAGACCGGGCATTTTTAAGAAAGACATTGGAGAAGTTTCATCCGGGGTTTCGGTAG
- a CDS encoding YkgJ family cysteine cluster protein: MSVNLRSFKQKVRHRKTAYKRFLTRLEKNTPRELDKWTAAAEKEVWKEVDCLTCANCCKSMTPTYTGKDMKRISKHLGMSVNAFKKKWLKKDRSNGDWMNRLNPCQFLNLKDNKCSIYAIRPADCAGFPHLPKKKMVDYMHVHKQNIEYCPATYTMVEKLMDKFKETHPQA; this comes from the coding sequence ATGTCGGTAAACCTTCGGTCCTTTAAACAGAAAGTCAGACACAGAAAGACAGCCTATAAACGTTTCCTTACCCGCCTGGAAAAGAACACACCCCGTGAACTGGACAAATGGACCGCCGCGGCTGAAAAAGAGGTTTGGAAGGAAGTGGATTGCCTTACCTGTGCCAATTGCTGTAAGTCCATGACCCCTACCTATACAGGCAAGGACATGAAACGGATTTCCAAACACCTGGGCATGTCGGTGAACGCGTTTAAGAAGAAGTGGCTGAAGAAGGACCGCAGCAATGGGGACTGGATGAACCGGCTCAACCCCTGTCAGTTCCTTAACCTCAAGGACAATAAATGCAGCATCTATGCCATCCGGCCAGCCGATTGCGCCGGCTTTCCCCATTTACCCAAAAAGAAAATGGTGGATTATATGCATGTGCACAAACAAAATATTGAATACTGCCCTGCCACCTATACCATGGTGGAAAAACTGATGGATAAGTTCAAAGAAACACATCCTCAAGCATAA
- a CDS encoding YraN family protein, giving the protein MAAHNELGKKGEELAAVYLVSRGYEILHRNWVYGKREIDIIARKGRFLHFIEVKAKRWSPEGYPEDNVTRTKFRNLLKAADEYLAIHPGNRYIQYDILAITFHKEKEPEFFMLEDVFL; this is encoded by the coding sequence ATGGCAGCACACAATGAATTAGGCAAAAAAGGCGAGGAACTGGCCGCGGTTTACCTGGTTTCGCGGGGGTATGAGATCCTGCACCGGAATTGGGTCTATGGGAAAAGAGAAATAGACATCATTGCCCGAAAAGGAAGGTTCCTCCATTTTATAGAGGTAAAGGCAAAAAGGTGGTCACCGGAAGGCTATCCGGAGGATAATGTAACCCGCACCAAATTCAGGAACCTGTTAAAGGCAGCGGATGAATACCTGGCGATCCATCCTGGCAACCGGTATATCCAGTATGATATCCTGGCCATTACATTTCACAAGGAAAAGGAGCCGGAGTTCTTTATGCTTGAGGATGTGTTTCTTTGA
- a CDS encoding sigma-70 family RNA polymerase sigma factor translates to MTFLTSSHTTTESDAELVLQFKREGDLKILGKLYERYLDLVYGVCLKYLKDPEAAKDAVMQLFEELPAKVKKHEVANFRGWLYQVARNQCLMALRSPKNLKIIDLDPSLMQNSENGHLNSVMEKEADLMKMEDCLETLPPDQQQMIRLFYLEGKCYKEIVGLTGIEWNRVRSHIQNGRRNLKSCMESQSF, encoded by the coding sequence GTGACCTTCCTCACCTCCTCCCATACCACCACCGAGTCCGATGCGGAATTGGTTTTACAATTCAAGCGGGAGGGTGATTTGAAAATCCTGGGTAAATTATACGAACGCTACCTCGATCTGGTTTATGGGGTGTGTTTGAAATATTTAAAAGATCCCGAAGCAGCTAAAGATGCGGTGATGCAATTATTTGAGGAGCTCCCGGCCAAGGTCAAAAAACATGAGGTAGCCAATTTCAGGGGTTGGTTGTATCAGGTCGCCCGAAACCAGTGTCTTATGGCCCTACGAAGCCCCAAAAACCTGAAAATCATTGACCTGGACCCTTCTCTTATGCAAAATTCCGAAAACGGGCATCTGAATAGTGTAATGGAAAAGGAAGCCGACCTGATGAAAATGGAAGATTGCCTGGAAACCCTGCCACCCGACCAGCAGCAAATGATCCGTCTTTTTTACCTCGAAGGAAAATGCTATAAAGAGATCGTTGGCCTGACCGGAATCGAATGGAACAGGGTCCGCAGTCATATTCAGAATGGAAGAAGGAATTTGAAGAGTTGTATGGAGAGCCAAAGCTTTTAG